One window from the genome of Echinicola vietnamensis DSM 17526 encodes:
- a CDS encoding ROK family protein translates to MKILVIDIGGSNIKILATGADERIKIPSGTNFSPEEMIPLVKKHASKWKYDHVSIGFPGIVKNSDILTEPVNLGQGWETYDFEEAFGCPIKIVNDAAMQALGSYEGKKMLFMGLGTGLGTAMVINNVVIPMEAAHLPYRKATFEAYLGKSYFFSKGPKKWEKHVHKAVEYFFRAFQPDEIVLGGGNSKELKNIPDGCRLGSNKHAFKGGFRLWEEDFRV, encoded by the coding sequence ATGAAGATACTGGTTATAGACATTGGCGGCTCAAACATCAAGATTCTGGCTACCGGGGCAGATGAACGCATTAAGATTCCATCAGGAACGAATTTTTCGCCAGAAGAAATGATTCCCTTGGTAAAGAAACATGCTTCCAAATGGAAGTATGATCATGTATCCATTGGCTTTCCTGGAATAGTAAAAAACAGCGATATCCTGACCGAGCCCGTAAACTTAGGGCAAGGATGGGAAACATACGATTTTGAAGAGGCTTTTGGCTGTCCCATAAAGATCGTGAACGATGCCGCTATGCAGGCATTGGGCAGCTATGAAGGCAAGAAGATGCTCTTCATGGGGTTAGGAACCGGGTTGGGGACTGCTATGGTCATCAACAACGTTGTCATTCCGATGGAAGCCGCTCATTTGCCTTACCGGAAGGCTACCTTTGAGGCGTATCTAGGGAAGTCTTATTTTTTCAGTAAAGGGCCAAAAAAATGGGAAAAGCACGTTCATAAAGCCGTCGAGTACTTCTTTAGGGCTTTTCAGCCTGATGAAATCGTACTGGGAGGAGGCAATTCCAAAGAACTGAAAAACATTCCGGATGGTTGCCGATTGGGCTCAAACAAGCACGCTTTTAAAGGTGGATTTAGGCTCTGGGAAGAGGATTTTAGGGTGTAA
- a CDS encoding DUF7009 family protein: MKLRINNNAVRLRLTQTEVQQVAAGKSVSEHLYLGSKEMGLAYSLVVDREASEVKALFKNNHLNVIIPETLALDWASTDEVSIKHVQHQGEPYENILLIEKDFQCLHKRPDEDESDNFPNPKSLEDYKNC, encoded by the coding sequence ATGAAACTTCGCATCAACAATAACGCTGTTCGGTTAAGACTTACCCAAACGGAAGTCCAGCAAGTGGCTGCCGGGAAATCAGTATCTGAGCACCTATACCTCGGCAGCAAGGAAATGGGCTTGGCCTATAGCTTGGTTGTGGACCGAGAGGCCTCGGAAGTGAAGGCGTTGTTTAAAAACAACCACCTCAACGTCATCATCCCTGAAACGTTGGCACTTGACTGGGCGTCAACGGACGAAGTCAGCATTAAACATGTCCAACACCAGGGCGAGCCTTACGAAAACATTTTGTTGATCGAAAAGGATTTCCAATGCCTCCACAAGCGGCCTGATGAAGATGAAAGCGATAATTTCCCCAATCCAAAATCATTGGAAGATTACAAAAACTGCTAG